The Coraliomargarita sinensis genomic sequence TGGGCGTGCGGATGTGGGATGTGTTGGATCAAAAGATTCCCGTTCCCTTCCCGATCCTTCAATCCAATCTGGATGACGGGTCCTGGCGTCCGCTCGATACGCTCGGCGGCACGGAGGGTGATATCCGCAAGTTCTCCAGCTTCCGCGCCTACCACGACAGTGGCTACTTTGATGAGACGGAAATGTCCTACGATACCCGCCTCGTCGGCCGCTCGGTCTGGAACACGCGCTGGTTGCTGATTATTCCCGGTGCCACACTCAGCGCGGATGCCGAAACCGGTCTTCAGACCTTCATCGATAATGTCAGCGACATTAAACTCTTCTTCCAGACCTACGGTTTCTCCGGGAACTAAGTCACTTCCAGCTCACTAAGCGACAGCCATATGAAAGCTACAACCAAGTTTTTCGCCTCGTTCACGCTCGGTTTGATCCTGAGCGCCAGCCAAGCCCTCGCCGCAATCCCCGAGCCGGACACCTTGCTCTACGGTAAAGTGCTCCACCGCGCAAATGGCAATGAGCACCAACTCATGCAGGGCACACTGACCTGGACGCTGGAGGATCAAAACGGCCAGGAGTACCAATACGAGACCGAGTTGACCGACATCGGAGGAGAGTTCTCTTACAAACTTCCGATTCCTCATCAGGCACTCTCAACCGGACTGAATGTGGATAGCTCGGTCATTCCGCTGGGAGTCGGCGAAAAGACTTACGAGTTCGTCTCGATCGAGGTGGACGGCTATCCGGCTGCCATTCTCTGGTCGGAAATCGATTTCCTTAGCCTGATCCAGGAAGACCGTGCTGCGACCTACCGTATTGATTTGGTCGTTTCCTTTGACCTGCTTGATACTGACGGCGACGGTATGCCCGACTGGTGGGAGAAATTCTACGGTCTCGACTGGCAGACGCCGGATGCCGGCCTTGACACCGACGGCGATGGATGGACCAACCTGGAGGAGTATCTCCGTGGCACCAATCCGCTGGTCGACAACCGCTCGCCTTCGCTGCAGACCTTGAACCTTTTCGCCTACGGTGAGTCGGACAACGGGGTTTGGTTGCGTGCGGTCGATTCCAACTCCACCGAGGAAGAACTGACCTACACGCTGACGAGTCTGCCGGACGGCGGCTATCTGCACTTTGTGCCCGCGCCCGGTGAAGAGGGGGCCGAGACCGTGCTCGTCGTGGGAGCGACCTTTACCCAGGCCCAGCTCAATCTCGGGCAAATCGCCTACCGTCATACCGATCCCCAGACGACAGAGACACAATTTCGTCTGACAATCGGTGACGGAACCAGCACCTCGGAAGAAGCCGAAGTACTTATCGATGTGTTCCCGCCAAGCCCTCTGCTGGCACTCGACGAGTCGACCGACCCGATTCCGTTCTGGTGGCGCGAAGAAAATGTCATTTTCGAAGCTTACTGGAGCCTGCGCGAGAACGTGATCAGCGGAGACCTTGTGGAATCTGCTCTGCTTTACCTCCTGGGTAGCGAATACGGCTACACCCTCTGGGATCAGCGTGCGGAGACACTGCCGGTGACGCTGGCCGCGACGGGAGCCGGTTCGCAATTCATCCTCGGTGGAGCGGCGGACGACGTTCTCAGCGGCAGCGCCCAGCCTGATATTATTTCCGGTGGCGCGGGTAGTGATATTCTTACCGGTGGCGCGGCCATCGACCTGTTCATCGTCGGCGATGCAGGCACCGAAACCATTACCGATTTCAACCCCGCCGAAGATGTGCTTGATTTGAGCGATCTACTTGTGGGCCAGACGGGCAGCCTGGATGCCTTCCTCTCGGTCAGTTCGAACGGCGTGGATAGCCAGATCGGCGTGGACCGCGACGGTGACGGCAGTGGCTACACGGATGCCGTCATCATCCTACAGGGAGTCAACCTTTCCGAAAGCGGCCTGCATGTACTCTGGTCGCAGGGGCAACTGCTTGCGGGTGAGCTTCGCGGACTCGTTTCCATCTCGATCGATGGCTGGCCCGATGCCGCCATCGAGGAGGGCTACAGCAAAGCCGAACTGACGCTCCGTCGTAACGGCCCGAACAATCAACCGCTCAGCGTGCAGTTGCTGCTTTCAGGGAGCGCGGTGAACGGAGTGGATTATCGTTCCGTTGCCACGACGGTTAACTTTGCCGCTGATCAAAGCGAAGCTTCGCTTGTGATTGATCCGCTTCTGGACGGAAGTTCCGAGTTTATCGAACAGGTGATTGTCGAGATCGCGGCCGGCAGTGGCTACGTGCTTGATGCGACCGCGGCCGGGCAGATCAACATTACGGATGCCAAGCAGCGCTTCGGCATCATTGCCTACGATGCCTACGCGGTTGTCGGCGAGGGCGATGCTTACTTCCAGATCGTCCGCCAGGGACCGCGTGACAGCTACGTGGAGTTGCTCCTGAGCATGGGTGGCACTGCCGAAAGCGGTACGGATTACACCGCAATCAACCGTCTGGTCACCTTCAATAACAATCAGGCCAGTAAGTTGATCCCCGTCTCGGCTCTGGGGAACGGTGCACTCGGCGTGTCCGAAGCCAGCCGTGTCCTGAAGGTCGCGATCGACGAATCGATCACCGGGGAGTATGGATTGACCCACGAAAGTGAGGCTTCCATGCGCCTGCTTTCCAACATGGCGGCTTTCGACGCCTGGGCCAGTGAAGCGATTCCCGATTCGGACACTCTGAGCGGGGAAGAACTGCAGGAGTCCACTTCGCCGCGTACCGGGATGCAAGCCCTTTTGGAGTACGCGCTCTCTTACGGAGTCGATCTCGAGGACGGCATTGATGGGGATGAGCGCCAACAGATCGTGCCTCAAATCTCCAAAGAGGCCGATGGTATCCACTTCGGGTTCACTCAGCGCCTCAATGATCCGAGTATCCGCTACATCGTGGAATGTTCACCTGACCTCAATCAGTGGCACAGCGGTGCCGAGTACTTTGAGGCGGTGGAGCTTTCTGAAGAAGCGGAAAACGCCGGTCGGGTGCGTTACCGTGTTGTCGGTTCGGAGGACAGTTCTACCCAGTGCTTCATCCGCGTCCGAATCGAACTTGTTGACTGAGCCTTGATGGTTCCGAAGCCATGACTGACGCGACCCTAGCACGATTGATGAAGGCCTGCCTCAAGCAGATGCCTGTGCTGGGCTGTGCGGGTGCAGTTTGTTTCTTTGGAGGCTGTTCGTCAGAGCCGGAGATCGAAGATCCCGTGGCCATCGAGGTGGGTCGTCGTACGATCACGCAAAGTGAGCTTCAGGCAAAAGTCGACTTCATGCGTGAGCGAGGCAGCCTTGCTGCCGGCAATTCGGATGAATTCATCGACCGCCTCGTCGAGCGAAGTGTGGCCTTGGAGCGGGCCCGCGAGATGGGGCTCGATCAGGACATGGAGCTTCGCATCCAGTGGGAAAATCTACTCATCGGACGGCTGAAAAAAGTCGAGATGGACCGGGCCCTGGCATCGGTCTCCGTGACCGACCAGGAAGTTGAAGCGCGCTACACGGAGCAGCTGGACAGTTTTACGAAGCCCGCTCAAATCCGCCTGGCCTTGCTTTACCTGGAAAAAGGCAAGGTCACGGATAGCGAGGCATTG encodes the following:
- a CDS encoding type I secretion C-terminal target domain-containing protein → MKATTKFFASFTLGLILSASQALAAIPEPDTLLYGKVLHRANGNEHQLMQGTLTWTLEDQNGQEYQYETELTDIGGEFSYKLPIPHQALSTGLNVDSSVIPLGVGEKTYEFVSIEVDGYPAAILWSEIDFLSLIQEDRAATYRIDLVVSFDLLDTDGDGMPDWWEKFYGLDWQTPDAGLDTDGDGWTNLEEYLRGTNPLVDNRSPSLQTLNLFAYGESDNGVWLRAVDSNSTEEELTYTLTSLPDGGYLHFVPAPGEEGAETVLVVGATFTQAQLNLGQIAYRHTDPQTTETQFRLTIGDGTSTSEEAEVLIDVFPPSPLLALDESTDPIPFWWREENVIFEAYWSLRENVISGDLVESALLYLLGSEYGYTLWDQRAETLPVTLAATGAGSQFILGGAADDVLSGSAQPDIISGGAGSDILTGGAAIDLFIVGDAGTETITDFNPAEDVLDLSDLLVGQTGSLDAFLSVSSNGVDSQIGVDRDGDGSGYTDAVIILQGVNLSESGLHVLWSQGQLLAGELRGLVSISIDGWPDAAIEEGYSKAELTLRRNGPNNQPLSVQLLLSGSAVNGVDYRSVATTVNFAADQSEASLVIDPLLDGSSEFIEQVIVEIAAGSGYVLDATAAGQINITDAKQRFGIIAYDAYAVVGEGDAYFQIVRQGPRDSYVELLLSMGGTAESGTDYTAINRLVTFNNNQASKLIPVSALGNGALGVSEASRVLKVAIDESITGEYGLTHESEASMRLLSNMAAFDAWASEAIPDSDTLSGEELQESTSPRTGMQALLEYALSYGVDLEDGIDGDERQQIVPQISKEADGIHFGFTQRLNDPSIRYIVECSPDLNQWHSGAEYFEAVELSEEAENAGRVRYRVVGSEDSSTQCFIRVRIELVD
- a CDS encoding peptidylprolyl isomerase; the encoded protein is MTDATLARLMKACLKQMPVLGCAGAVCFFGGCSSEPEIEDPVAIEVGRRTITQSELQAKVDFMRERGSLAAGNSDEFIDRLVERSVALERAREMGLDQDMELRIQWENLLIGRLKKVEMDRALASVSVTDQEVEARYTEQLDSFTKPAQIRLALLYLEKGKVTDSEALIERMEKAKAAVAELPDDTRGFGALAMTYSEEATSRFKGGDIGWLQAGLPKYRWPEAVMNAAFALEPDELSDVIETEDGVYLLKKTDSRGAVVRPLDKYLQASLQRELLQQKKAELREQLERKWMESTELKLHPAVISEINFPTPSTTTN